GAGCCGGTGTCGAACACGTGGAGCAGCCTGTACCCGCGGGTGGCGAACCACGCCCGGTTCCTCGACGTCGACGGGTCGTCCTTCACGCTCCTGACCTCGCACTTCGACCACGAGGAGAACGCGCACGGCGACGACGTCCGACGGCGCAGCGCCGCGCTGGTCGTAGAGCGGCTCCACGCGGTCGACGGACCGGTCGTGTTCGCCGGTGACTGCAACGAACCGGCGGGCGACGGCGCCGCCTGGCAGGTCTTCGTGGACGCCGGGTACCGCGACGCCTGGCTCGACGCCGGGGACCCGGCCGACCGGACGGCGACGTACAACAATTGGCAGGCGCCGGTGGACTCCGGGGAGCGCATCGACTGGGTGTTCACGCGCGGGGTGAGCGCGGTGGACCGGGTCGTGATCGACCACGACGGGCCCGAGACCTGGGCGGCGAGCGACCACTTCCCGGTGGTCGCGACGATCCGGGTCTGACCCGGGGCGATCAGCCCGAGGGCTGGCGCTCGGCGGTCAGCAGGAGCGCTGCGCGTGCACCGGCATCGGGGAGCCGAGCACGCTCACGACGGTGCCGTTCGTCAGGGCGGAGACCCCGTTCGAGCCCGCGTCGTCGGCATCACCGCTGGCCGTGGTGTCGTCGTCCGCTGCGGTCTCGTCGCCGGTGTCGGCGTCGTCGTCCGTCGTCGGTGCCCATCCGGGTTCGAGCAGGAGCTGCCAGGCACGGGAGTCGCCCGAGCCGAAGGACACCTTGTCGGAGCGCGGCGCAGCGCGGAGTTCGTCCCCGATGTCGTCACCGACCTGGACCCCGTCGGGGCCGGACAGGGCGACCGGGTCGCCGGACCGCGAGCGGACGGTGTCCTTGAGCACGCGGATCTCGACGGCGTTGCCCGCCGCGGCCGGGGTCGTCATGGCCGCGACGCGCAGGGCACCGCCCCACGTGTAGGTGGTCCCGGACGGGAAGCACGCGCCGCCCGAGCCGATCGCGGTCTGCGTCCGCGCGGGGGTGCCGAGCAACCGGTTCAGCAGGTCCACCGTCGACCGCGAGTCGCGCATGGACACGTCGGCGACGGTCTTGTCCCCGCTGCGGAACACGAGGGACTCCGCGTCGAGCT
The Curtobacterium citreum genome window above contains:
- a CDS encoding endonuclease/exonuclease/phosphatase family protein: MTSAARPITLMTYNVKNPDPAHDWPARLPLVLEVIRRHDPDVLCVQEAFDHQMDDLRAGLPDHGDVGQGREGGTAGEHAAVFFRCDRLRPVDEGTFWLSDTPDEPVSNTWSSLYPRVANHARFLDVDGSSFTLLTSHFDHEENAHGDDVRRRSAALVVERLHAVDGPVVFAGDCNEPAGDGAAWQVFVDAGYRDAWLDAGDPADRTATYNNWQAPVDSGERIDWVFTRGVSAVDRVVIDHDGPETWAASDHFPVVATIRV